The following proteins come from a genomic window of Triticum aestivum cultivar Chinese Spring chromosome 6A, IWGSC CS RefSeq v2.1, whole genome shotgun sequence:
- the LOC123132189 gene encoding protein ABC transporter 1, mitochondrial — protein MASRDLRRLLDGAALVAREAAKRSSGPDVLRSALLAATDLAGLTRGTPRRPQPVPLPHDSHPEGADSSRPSSSSVVYFSHDDAPPLEPSLEQQPPPRESLDPAQVREITGTHSTAAAAAVAEPEAVAVARPQDEAVRPELSPSSTPTPTPSPSPAPSPSPAPALVEKRRRPRERNVPSTPFTRALGFAGLGAGLAWGGLQESARRVIYGTPVGDGKQSALSPFLSDQNAERVALALCRMRGAALKVGQLLSIQDESLVPLPVLAALDIVRQGADVMPRKQLNSVLDAELGQDWPSRLRSFDYEPLAAASIGQVHRAVLKDGSDVVMKIQYPGVADSIESDIENVRRLLTYTNLIPKGLFLDRAIKVAKLELARECDYFLEASNQKRYKELLSDSEGYYVPKVTDELSSKKVLTSEFVPGVPIDKVAVLSQETRNYVGCKLLELTIKELFVFRFMQTDPNWSNFLYDDSEKQFNLIDFGAAREFPKKFVDNYLCMVVACANRDRAGVLEMSRRLGFLTGEEPEVMLDAHVEAAFIVGVPFATPGGHDFRANNITHSVSNLGATMLKYRLTPPPDEVYSLHRKLSGAFLACIKIGAVVPCREMLFKVYEQYDFSDDHSEVLSNTG, from the exons ATGGCGTCCAGAGATCTCCGGCGGCTGCTCGACGGCGCAGCCCTCGTCGCTCGCGAGGCCGCCAAGCGCTCTTCCGGCCCCGACGTCCTAAGGTCCGCCCTCCTCGCCGCCACCGACCTCGCGGGCCTCACCAGGGGCACCCCTCGCCGCCCGCAGCCCGTTCCCCTTCCCCACGATTCCCACCCCGAGGGGGCAGACTCATCTCGCCCCTCGTCGTCCTCCGTCGTGTACTTCTCccacgacgacgcgccgccgctcGAACCCTCATTGGAGCAGCAACCCCCGCCGCGAGAATCCCTCGACCCCGCCCAGGTGCGGGAGATCACCGGCACCCATTCAACCGCCGCAGCCGCAGCTGTGGCTGAACCCGAAGCCGTGGCGGTAGCTAGACCCCAAGACGAGGCGGTTCGTCCTGAGCTCTCACCGTCAtccacgcccacgcccacgccctCGCCCTCGCCTGCGCCCTCGCCCTCGCCTGCGCCTGCGCTGGTGGAGAAGAGGCGCCGGCCAAGGGAGCGGAATGTTCCCTCCACACCGTTCACCCGAGCCCTCGG GTTTGCAGGTCTGGGTGCTGGGCTCGCATGGGGAGGTCTACAGGAATCAGCCCGGCGGGTGATTTATGGTACACCTGTTGGGGATGGCAAGCAGTCAGCACTCTCGCCGTTCTTGTCCGACCAGAACGCTGAGCGTGTTGCCCTTGCCCTGTGTCGGATGCGGGGAGCGGCGCTCAAGGTGGGGCAGCTGCTGAGCATACAGGACGAATCGCTTGTGCCCCTGCCG GTGTTGGCAGCTCTTGATATCGTTCGTCAAGGTGCTGATGTTATGCCGAGGAAGCAGCTGAATTCTGTCCTTGATGCCGAGCTTGGTCAAGATTGGCCCTCTAGGCTGAGGAGTTTCGACTATGAACCTTTGGCTGCAGCGAGTATCGGACAG GTCCATCGGGCGGTTTTGAAGGATGGTTCGGATGTTGTGATGAAAATACAATATCCTGGAGTTGCTGACAGTATAGAGAGTGATATCGAGAATGTTAGGCGACTCCTGACTTACACAAATCTCATTCCTAAAGGTCTTTTTCTTGATAGAGCTATAAAG GTTGCAAAGCTAGAGCTGGCAAGAGAATGTGATTATTTCTTAGAAGCAAGCAACCAGAAGCGTTACAAAGAGTTGCTCTCTGATAGTGAGGGCTATTACGTCCCTAAGGTGACTGATGAATTGTCGAGCAAAAAGGTGTTGACATCGGAGTTTGTTCCAG GAGTTCCTATCGATAAGGTGGCAGTACTAAGCCAGGAAACCCGCAATTATGTTGGATGTAAACTTCTCGAGCTTACGATAAAGGAGTTGTTTGTCTTCAGATTTATGCAG ACTGATCCAAATTGGAGTAATTTCCTTTATGATGATTCAGAAAAGCAATTTAATCTTATTGACTTTGGGGCAGCTCGTGAGTTCCCTAAAAAGTTTGTAGACAATTACCTATGTATG GTAGTTGCCTGTGCAAATAGAGACAGAGCTGGCGTGTTAGAGATGTCCCGCAGACTGGGATTTCTAACAGGTGAGGAACCAGAGGTCATGCTGGATGCTCATGTCGAGGCCGCCTTCATCGTCGGGGTGCCATTCGCAACTCCTGGTGGCCATGATTTCCGtgcaaacaacatcacacacagCGTTTCAAACCTTGGGGCTACCATGTTGAAGTACAGGCTGACTCCGCCTCCGGATGAAGTTTACAGCCTCCATAGAAAGCTGTCAGGCGCGTTCCTGGCCTGCATCAAGATTGGCGCAGTTGTCCCCTGCAGAGAGATGCTGTTCAAGGTTTACGAGCAGTACGATTTTAGTGATGATCACTCGGAAGTGTTGTCCAACACTGGTTAA